The genomic interval AGACATAGAGCATGCCAAAGAGGATGGCGCCGGGCGTGTAGAGCACTTCCGGGCCGCCGGAGAAGCCAAGCCATTTCAGCCCGCCGTCGAGCACGCCATTCTTGATGAAGAACAGCACCCAGCCGTAGAGACGGACGTTTTCCGAAACGAATAACGGAAAGACGAAAAGCACGCCGATGAAGCCCGACCATTTGCCGAACATGCGGTTGAGCCCGTAGGCGATCGGATAGGCGATCACGGCGAGCAACGCCACGGTTGCCAGCGCGAAGGCGAGCGACCAGGCAAATGACATCCACACCGTGTTCGACGTATCAAAAATCGCCGAGAAATTGGCGAAAGTGAAGGACCGGAAGACGTCGAAGCTCTTCGGCGTGGCAAAAGCATAGGCTGCAACGGTCAGGAGCGGCGCCAGAAAGCCGAGCAGGAGCAGGACGATGACGGGCCCGGCAGCGCGCAGGCCGGCGGGGATCGCGGGCAGCGCTGCCGCGGAGCGGCCATGTATGGCCTCCTCGTGGATGGTCACCGCCATTTCAGTCTCCCACCACGATGGCGTCGCGGGCGTCCCAGCCGATAGTGACAGCGTCGCCCGAGGAGATGCCGGCTCCCGCCGCCCGTGCCGCCTCAACCAGATAGACCCGGCCGTCGGCATGCACCTGATACTGCACGCGCGATCCCAGCAGGTACTCGTTGTAGACCCTGCCGGCGATCAGATTGTCGGCGCGCGAGGCGCCGGCGACGAAGCGCATCGACTCCGGCCGCACGATGACGGTCGCCTCGTCGCCGATCGTGTCGCTGACGGGAGCAACCGCGATCGCCTGGCCATCGGCGCGTTTCCAGCCGCCGTGCCTGTCGCGCCTGACGTCGAAACTGTTCACCTCGCCGAAGAATTCAGCGACGAAGCGTGTGGCGGGTCTGGTGTAGATTTCCTCCGGCGTGCCGATCTGCACGAGGCGGCCGCGGCTCATCACGCCGACGCGGTCGGACATGACCATGGCCTCCTCCAGAGAGTGGGTAATATAGACGAAAGTCTTGCCGCTCTCGCGATGCAGGTCCTTCAGTTCCTTCTCCAGCACCTTCTTCAGCTTGTAGTCGAGTGCCGAGAGCGGTTCGTCGAAGAACAGCACGTCCGGATCATAAGAGAAGGCGCGGGCAAGGGCTACGCGCTGCTTTTCGCCCCCGGAGCAGCGCATCACGTTCTTGGAATAATAGTGCTCGGGCAGGCGCACCATGCGCATCAGTTCGAGGGCACGGGCCTTGCGTGCGGCGGCTGGCATCTTGCGGACCTTCAGCGGGAACTCGATGTTCTCGCCCACGGTCTTGTGCGGGAAAAGGGCCAGCGACTGGAAGACCAGACATGTCGGCCGCTTGTCGGCCGGCACGTCGTTGATCAGTTCGCCTCGGAGCGTAATGTAGCCTTCGGACGGCGATTCCATGCCGGCAAGCATGCGCAGCAGGGTCGTCTTGCCGGATCCGGAGGGTCCGACAATGGTGACGAACTCACCCTCCCGGATATCGACATCGATGCCGTCGACTGCGGCGAAATCGCCGAAGACTTTGCGGACACCGACCAGTTGCAGAACCGGCGCCGGCCTGGCTTGGCTTGCGCCGTCCACCCTCGAGGGAATGTCGGCCGGTGTGGGAGAGATCATCGCAAGGCTCATCCTATGGCTCCGTGTGAACAGGATCGCGTCAGCCCCGCAGGCGCCTGGCAGCCGTCATCAGTTCAAGCGCCTTGTCGTAGTCAGGCACGATGTCGTATTCGGCCGATCGAGCCATGTCCTCTTCGAGGCTGTCCCACTGGATGGCTTCCAGTTCGTCCTTGGTGAAGAGCTCGAAGCACTTCGGATTGCCCATCTGGCTGACCGGGTTGAACGTGCCCTCGGCAAAGGCGACGGTATGGGCGACCTCGGGGTCCTGGACATATTTGAGGAATTCGATGGCGAGCGGCGACAGGTCGGGATTGTTGACGGTCGAGGTTATCTCGATCCAGGAAATGCCGCCCTTGCCGTCGATCGGGCCCGTGAGCGGGGTGATGGCGCGCAGGTTAGGATAACCGTCGGCGCGGGCCGGCGAGACGGAATAGGTGCCACCGGTCATGTAGAGGTCGATTTCGCCGGAGACCAGCGCCTGGTTGAGCGAGGCCATGTCGCCGACCATCCTGGCTCCCTTGAATACCTTCTCGGCGGTCTCGGAGAAGGCTTTGAATTCTTCTTCCGTATGTTCCTTGAACGGATTGATGCCGGCGATCAGGAAGATGTTGAAGACGTTCCAGTCGTCGGATTCCTGGATACCATATCTGCCGGCGAGGGCCGTATCGTT from Polymorphum gilvum SL003B-26A1 carries:
- a CDS encoding ABC transporter permease, encoding MAVTIHEEAIHGRSAAALPAIPAGLRAAGPVIVLLLLGFLAPLLTVAAYAFATPKSFDVFRSFTFANFSAIFDTSNTVWMSFAWSLAFALATVALLAVIAYPIAYGLNRMFGKWSGFIGVLFVFPLFVSENVRLYGWVLFFIKNGVLDGGLKWLGFSGGPEVLYTPGAILFGMLYVYLPFMLFPMSLGIAMIPRDLVDAARDLGASRLMIWREIELPLAMPGILIGMLLTFVLGAGAIAESKILGGQSVITIAQDIEVAFTYAQNWPLGSALALLLVAIVSGLALYVLAKLDLDRILGKR
- a CDS encoding ABC transporter ATP-binding protein, with product MSLAMISPTPADIPSRVDGASQARPAPVLQLVGVRKVFGDFAAVDGIDVDIREGEFVTIVGPSGSGKTTLLRMLAGMESPSEGYITLRGELINDVPADKRPTCLVFQSLALFPHKTVGENIEFPLKVRKMPAAARKARALELMRMVRLPEHYYSKNVMRCSGGEKQRVALARAFSYDPDVLFFDEPLSALDYKLKKVLEKELKDLHRESGKTFVYITHSLEEAMVMSDRVGVMSRGRLVQIGTPEEIYTRPATRFVAEFFGEVNSFDVRRDRHGGWKRADGQAIAVAPVSDTIGDEATVIVRPESMRFVAGASRADNLIAGRVYNEYLLGSRVQYQVHADGRVYLVEAARAAGAGISSGDAVTIGWDARDAIVVGD
- a CDS encoding ABC transporter substrate-binding protein is translated as MMKISRRNMMQMMGAAAFAGPLASATRAFAGRAKELNILCWEGYNSAEVLDPFRSSHAANVKAESLTNDPTMINRLRAGETKIWDLINVNNPWARKVMAPAGLIKPLPRAEFEPYFDTMLPDFKAPYRWAMSDNGEDLLGMAQRFGPYSFVVNTDKVSKTTAEEQGWDLFNDTALAGRYGIQESDDWNVFNIFLIAGINPFKEHTEEEFKAFSETAEKVFKGARMVGDMASLNQALVSGEIDLYMTGGTYSVSPARADGYPNLRAITPLTGPIDGKGGISWIEITSTVNNPDLSPLAIEFLKYVQDPEVAHTVAFAEGTFNPVSQMGNPKCFELFTKDELEAIQWDSLEEDMARSAEYDIVPDYDKALELMTAARRLRG